The genomic interval aaAGCTTGCAATGATTATTTCATGTTGGGGGAAAGGATGTTTCAACCTAGCAGATGGTTTGGCAAAGCGTAGTGTTCACTAAAATCAGAAAATACGAAAGACTACAAACGAAGGAGTTAAGTGCTGAGCGTTAGCAAGTCTGGCAAACATCAACCGCAATAATTAGCCACCTAAAATTTGGTTAAgacccacacatacacacgttTCTGTGATGGCCAAATTTTGTACCGGCTGAAAAATATGCCCAGtgaatgtttcactgtgggtttTAGTCGAGACTTAAACGCTGCTCTTCTTATGTCTTCTTTCGACACTGTGAAAAACAACCACACAGCTGACATTACATCCCTGCTTCATTTAAAAGACCCACAATCCTGGCAGTGATTCATCATTGACCGAACTAAAACCACATGACCAACCCCCCGAAACACAGACATAAGGATAACTAGAAGGAAATAAACATCGGTTGTTAATAtcagcccagttttacttattggACCGATActgatatgtaaaaaaaaattactaacgTTGGCCGATGCTAATGCAGATATATTGTGCATCCCTATTTAGTACATCTGATTTAGTTACCTTAGCTATGCTAAACCTCCACATGGTAACCACTCGCTCTGCTGCGTAGTCCTCTAaggttttattgtcattttgagcATTAGTTGCATTGTTACACTTCAGAATGTCACCAAAAATGTCCTAGTCAGTGTAGGTAATATGTAACTGGCATCAATGGGTTACATGGTCGTCTCAACGTCCTGGGTTCTAGCCCTGagtttatatatacatacagaatGAGTATACTATACTGAGCGTAATACCAGTGATAACTACTGCAGCGCTAGCCAAATTATCTAATGTAGCCTGTATCTGCAAGCGAGGAGTGACCTGACTGTGTGTTACtgtaattacttactctgctaATCACCAGAACACTGTTATTCACACCAAGAGCTCAACCATCACTTACAAAGTGGGTAAAACACTGCTTGTATGCGTCTATGGATTTCAGGACAAACTTCCTACGTTGTGTAGGCACTCTTTGTATTCACTAAGTACTTAACCATGTCATAGCATGATATCAGAGGCAGTCTGTCCGCATCGTCTGACGTTTTTTCATTCGCCACCTCATATGGGTTGATCCCTACAGCAGTGATTTTATGAATGTTCTTTGTCTtgcatattgatcaatattatCAATATACTGTGCTTGTCTGGAAGCCATTATTATCTGGGTTGCCTAGACCTCCACTTGCCTACCAACATGGCAATTTAGGGGCCGTTCAGACATGTAGGAACTATTTATAGGCAGCGTAAGTCTACATGTATAGTGTCTATGGgtgtaaagaaaaaatgcaGGAGAGAGGAAAGAGGCATTTGTGTGGACTGACAAAAAAGGTGGTCAGTCCACACAAGGTGGTAGAGGAGCAAAATCTGTTAATGTAAAATCCATAATAAACTGATccgtgtctgaaaccacaactTCGAAGTCCGTCattgttgtttgtgttagcaCATGCGTGGTGAGGGAGAGGCGAAGTCTACATTGACTCGCATGCCCAAGTACGCCAGTTTGTATTAATGATGGGACTCATGGCTCTTTGAAGGGAGCCGGATCTGGTTCCCTTCAAAGAGCCATTCAAATGATTTTTGAAAATCTACATATTTTGAACTTTAAGCCATTTCATCCCTAATATAGTGttaaatatattcattttaGGAAACCGGGTATGTGTGGGTAAAATTAACAAGTATAACCATCTGCATTAAGtcagattaatattttttaaagctgcAAAATAGAAGTCTAACTAAACATTAAACAAAGTGTGCAAACTTTCAAAAAATAgcccttaaataaaattaaaaaaaggactgTACCTTTAAGATACAGGTGTAAAATATGCCGATACAGTTTTGCAGCCAATTTATATATTCTCATCGGGTCCCTGTCTCACTGTTGTTGCTATTGTGAACATAGTATCCTGTGTCTTCAAATGACGGTGCAAATTGTTCGTTGAcccagatttaaaacaaaattagatttttgcaaaTGTTACACTTTGCTTTACCGCTTGAATCAAGAGAAAAATTAATCCagatgctgcttttttttttttgatgtgcCATTAATTTCGTCACGAAGCAAAGCACACCGCGACATCGCACAGTGCCACAAACGTGTCTTACCCCATGAAACATGACGAAAACAAACCATGTGTAATGCTCTGCATGCCGCTCATAGCATCTCCCCACTCTTTTCCTGTATTTAGTCGCCTAAGTCAgatataattttaaatgaatttgaaaaaagtGGGGAGAACAGTGCATGCAGAGCATTATAAGCAAGCAaagctggaaaacaaacaaaaacaacgttCAAAATAATCGAGCCGTTTGTTAACGTCACATCACAAATTTTGTAGCCAGCTGTGCAGATAGGGCTGCCCAGACGAAGCCGGCACGGGGGGGCGGCTTTATACATTCCCAATCTGGGAATCTGTTCCCAAATGTTGGCTTAGCGGCCGCTTCGTGTGGTCGGGACCCTCTACCTGACAAACCTCTTTGACGGATACAGCCAAACCTGTCTGTGTGGACGGGCCTGTATATGAAATTGAAAGGTAAATTTTTTGACAAACAATTTATCaactttgcacaaaaaaaattaaatgctgcTGCCAGGTTCAAATAACCCACAAGATCCAAATTTGGGAAAAATTGTGGGAGAAACCTAtgatggaaaaaacaacaacaacaaaaaaaacactttgtggtgtttttccctggaaaaaaaaagaaagacaaattgttaaaaatgaaatgtacaGAGTTAAAGTTTTTGAAAATTTATGAATCTCAGTTATGTATTgaatttatgaaataaataaaaatgcaaaaggttGATGCTTAGAATTTGTATAGACATCCATTTTATTAACTGCATTAACCAAATCATGTATAAACCAGTGGTGAAACATCAGGGTAGTTGGAGAAGTTCTGGGAGGAACCAATAAAGACAAATTCAAtccttttagtaaaaaaaaaaaaaaaaacattagtggGACCCTTGTCTTCATTATGATGGCAAGTGAGAGTTATTCTGCTGCGTGTAAACCAATCGGAGATTCTTGTTTGAAGTGTCTAGGCAGAAGTCAGCCTACAGCGGGTATTGCTGCCTACTGGTGTGAATATTTTAACTTGTGGACTAGTTAATTGCACAGGTTCAGATCAGAAATGTTCATTAACCAATCATATTTTGACTTGAAGTCAGAATATATTCATTGGTTCAGATTAACATAGTTTACCTTGTCGCAGAAGATTTACAACGCTGGTTAGAGACCCTTACTAGCAGTGAGGCTCAAGGGTTTAAGGTTTGAAGAGAGTTGGGAGAACAGAAGCGCTCGGTTTAATATCTATTCACGTTCAAAAATTAAACCCCTGTGAAAATCTCAAACTTTATATCTATGTAAGAGAAGAAACTTATGAAATCAGCTATGACAAACTATGATCTCCGAggcatttcttctgtttttgcttcttaGCCACAGTTACATGTTTTAGATCAAAGAGCTTTCAATATCTAACAAACATAACTACATAAAAAGttggttttatattatttattggaagaaaaaaagttgttcaAGCTGTTCAGGCCCTACGTGAAACATCAGGAAGGAGTGTTTAACGTGGCTGTTGAGGTATTTTAGTCATTTGCTGAATTGTTTGGATTCAGCTAAACTTGGGTACTTGTATAAGCCTATACAGTTGAACTTTTGTTtgtgctttgactaggccactctataATCTCTTTTATTTCGGTATTAATGAGCCCTTTAGTGGTTGACTTGTTGGTGTGCTTCAGATCATTGTCTTGCTGCACAACCCTACTTGAGACTAAGTTTTCAAACTGATGGTCTGATAGTTTCCTAGTATTTGCTGAGAGCAGAATTCATTATATAATTTacacatcatttaacaaaaGTAGCAGCAGACCACCACACTATTACTCTCATTGTTGACTCTGTTTGAggctctttttctgaaatgctttaTTGCAACAAGATACACAGCTTCCAAAGATTTCTACCGTTTACTTTTAGTCAACAAAACATGCTCTCCAATGTTTTGggatcaaaggttttctttttttcttttaaacaaaggTAATGTGGGCCTCTAGGCAAAGGTAAGGTGGGCCTCTAGGCAAAGGTAAAGTGGGCCTCTAGGCAAAGGTAAAATGGGCCTCCATCTTATTTTTGGCCTTCTACAATGGATCCCATTTTTGCTTGGGCTCCATCAGAATACCCTTAATAGATCTTAGCTGCTGGTCCttacctttcatggggtcaacagttaGAACTCcatcgtggggaggaaaggcgctacggactgctgtgccgaatttGGACGGCCTTCAACTTTGACGTCATTACGTGATGGAAAAACCACATGGATGATTAGAGTCAAATctaggcctacagccttccaaaaatgaGCTTCAAACTGCACACTCTTCTCCCCGGAGATTTTTAttgatttccatgaggtggctgtgctgatacgtcatgtcacgcgaAGGATTGTGAAATGACGTAaggataccttaaggcttcttGGCATCGTAAGGGACGAAccggggttcctaggcaaaaattgctatgagaggaagcatacaggatCCTTTTCCTACCACCTTCTGTACCGACTGCATCATTAGGACAGTACCTATCATTAGTGACCACTGACATACTTCTggtttggctaaagagtccttgctctataagggtattcggatggagcccgAGTCTCATTCTTGTTGCCGAGGACCACCAACCTTAACTGAGGTCAGTGAGGACAACATTACTTTTCGTTCTGAGGTTGTTTTTCCCCTCCGGGATTATACGCAGAGGGACTTTTAAGGGGTATTTTTGGTAGAGAGGTTATCGCTGGGAAGTTTCTCCACCGTTTTCTCCATTTCTCGTTAATAGCCTTACAAAAGGCTTTCCAGACTGAGATGACATGGACTTTGTTTCTCATATGTTCTTGAGCTTCTTTAGGTACTTGATTGCATGATATGTTGTTTTGTGAGAAggtttagcctacttcatgttgtcaggttTCATTgaggtgattttatttttactgtacaGCTCAGGTAGTAATCAGGATGTAGTGTGACTTGTGAAACAAGAAGGGATATTGCATTTTCACACAGCGCCAccttggtttggatagctttttccttaaaaacaaagaagacatCTCTTTGGaggagaaatacattttcactGTACCATTATTTACCCCACTGAATGTCATCATGGACTAAACACTATTGTGTTTAGCCTGTAAAGCtgtcaaaaaaatgtcaaaatgttgAATAACTATGCCCAGCACACCTACAAAAACATATTCCTGTCAGTCCATACCTGTAATAACACCTGGTGCCTGTGCAGCCATAACAGCCTGAGGTAATCCTATCTGCTGTCCGAGAAGCTGTGGTGCTGCCAACGCCCCCAAAACTGACGCGCCAGCTACCGCCTCCTtaagaaaggggggggggccCAACACATTAAGTACGGGAAACAAACAGAACACAGCACAAGGCAACACAGTGAACAATCACACGGCATGGCAAAGAATGCGCTCAACCTGGACTCCatctaggatcaaaacgctggCGACAAACTGTTAACATTAGCGTGTTAATTAGAATGACACGTGGATCACAGATTAAATAACCTCGGACTCCTGGCGCTTAACTTGTACATCAAGTCACTGAACAAGGAATACCTTTGCTAAAAGTACAaaaggaaatataaaaatatgcatttccTTTACACTGAACTGAGTTAGAGCCACGTCAACTATTCTGGTTACTTCTGACGTCTTCTGACCCAGAAACTCTACTCTCATCTGTGCTTGTGTCATATCTAGCTAGATCTGAGTTATATTTACCTGGAGGGCCATTAAATCCCTTTGGAAGGGATTTATACTTGCCTGGGCCGTTATCTTAGCCGTAGCTGCCGCTGCAGCTACAGCTGCAGCAGGTGGGAGCCCACCCGGAGTCGTGGGGGTCAAAAGGGGCATCGGTGGAGTCACTGCTTTGCCGACTCGCAAGTACTGACCACCCAGGTCAAAAAGATTCATAGAGGACACCGCATCCAGGGCTGACTGAGGTTTTTCATACTCTGTTGGATggatttaaaaagtaataaaaaaataaaataaaataaatcagcaaCAGGGCATCAGCAACACAGGAGCATGAGAGAAGGAGCGCCTCCTAGCTCACCAATGAAGCCAAAGCCCCTGTGTCGCCCTGATGTGGGGTCTCTAGCTAACGTGCACGATTTAATCCTTCCGAAGGCCTCAAACACGCTCTTGATGTCGTCGTCCGACAGGTCAGGGTGGACAGACGCTACGTAGATCCGGTTGTAGGCACGTGCCTCCTCTGCCAGCTGGTCGATGATGGGTTGCGCCTGACCGATGTTACTTGGCCGCCCAACCTATTGCACAGATTAAATCAACAGGGCCTCTAAACgaaggggagggggcggggggaggcTGTATGGTAACGATGGAAAACGCACTACCGCACAAATCTATGGGGCATTCCTGCGAAAGGgtgtttcagtaattcaattcagtttgatTATACACagtaatatttttgtgtttgttaatgtGGATGATTACGGCTTTAAgcctaatgaaaacccaaagttTATTTCGGAGAAAATTTGAatactttcaataaaaaaaaggtctttaCTAAAGAAATGTTTTGACTTACACTGTCATTTGGGAGATTGACAACCTGACGGCTGTCCGGCAGACCGACAAGTAAGCTATAAAAGGCCATTGCTAACACAAATCGGGGCATTCAGAGGGTTTGTAAAGTAACAACCGTTCTAGAGTTTAGGTAAGATACTTTCCAGCAGGTcacatttctgcatttaaaacaactaaCAATTCTAATGTAATATACAAATTTCTGAGAAACAGACTTTTGGGTTTTTATCAACTTTAGGCCATAATCGTCAAAATTTACAGAACAGCCTAAAAAATATCACTGTGTAATGAATCAGTACAAGTTTTACCTTATGAATGAAattactgaaacaaaataaCCTTCCGTTATCAGGATTACAACCGTAGTTTTACAATTACTTCTTTCGTCAATAAGAAACCTAAAATGTCTATTCGGCACTAAGTCGAACGGAGCACGGCTGCAACACGCCAAGTAATCTTAGCAGTAGGTACGTCGATTTCACGTGAAATAACCCGAAAGACAAATGTCTCAATAGTATCTGTACAACAGATGAGGCGGCCAATTAACACCACCCAGGCGCAGTCCATCATCAGCACAACTTGTAGCAGAGAGATTTCACGCACCGCTGGGCATCTCACTGAAAATCCTCACTTAAACAAGCTACCAGGACATCTTGGAAGAGCAACACACACAGAcctcatacatacatacatagaacACGCACCTGTGAATAAACAGAAAGACACCAGACAGGGAGAGCAGTTAGTTTTCAAATGCAACACATGCCTCGTttagctgaaacaaaacaatatgGTCTCTACAAATATCCCACCTGCAGCAATTACTTGCCTCCAGACTCATCTGAGCATAAAACATGTAGCCCTGTTGGGTTTTATTATCTGGATTCTCCACAAATGATGAAACAGCACAATGGTGCGGTTACCTTAGGAGCTGGCAGTGTAATAAATGTTTCACACCTTTGCTGGCATCTGGATCAACAAAGATTTcactgatttgaaaaaaaaaacgtaacacTAAAACCTGAGCTGAATTACCTCACTATAAATCAGTGCATCTCAAATACTGGGGCACGCCCCCAGGGGGAGGaataaaatgttctgaaaataCAGGCCTGTTCTAAAtctgacaacagcaccccctgctgtttggtctgtatcTGCGTTCAGTTGTGCAAGACAAGTtcatttgtgtagcacatttcagtaaccagaccattcaaagtgctgtagtAGGATGAATGCCCTGAGTAAACTCCtaaaaacttaatgtaactgaagtttgtctttaatattaattaattaattgatatgaggttcatagctagttaaaagttgactgcaGGTGCGACACTGCTATAAATACCAGGGTCCTCACcaggatttttgttttcagcGTAACACCGGACGGCATGCTGTGGTGCACGTGTGTCGTTTCATTCCCTGTATGCATTTCCAAAGCATAAAGGGTGCTGTTTGTTAAGCTAAtaaaagctagcattagctaatGTGGTTCAGGAGGTTTAGAGCTGCGTTGACgcacgttcaagagctttactgaatTTCTacgttgctctcaaacatcctcGTCGCACTGGTCCGTGTCGTACTGACAGTCAGGCACAAAAACATTAGCTTAGCGGTCTAATTTCAGCCTAACGATCCATTACGCTGAAAAGCGCTGGCTAGAACCCTGAATACAGATGCTTTTAACTCCAGTTTGAGGTCTGTGACACCTTCACTTGTTTGTCAGAAGCTTAATGAATTCTGCGTCACAATGACGACCAACATTAAAGAGTCAAAAAGCAACGTTGCTATTAACGCTTGGCCGCCACAAGCCAGTTATCCCCGCGGTAAGTTAGAAAAAGTAAAGCCCTTGCGCGCCGGGGTAGCAgcccatgtacagaggccttagtccatGACGCAGCTGACCAAGGTTCGACTccggtcctttgctgcatgtctttctCATCTACCAGCCTACTTTCAATAAAAGGGCCACTagtgtcacaataataataataataataataataataataatggaaagccaaaaaaaagcctgttttgGCCTAAACTACATCTAGTTTAAAACACCAGATCTGAGAGAGGCTCTacattaaaagccaaagaaccagtaaaatagtctttttttaatattttgaatgAGTCTTTTagtctgtagaaaaaaaattaacaaaaacaaaccgaATAAATTGGTCAAAAGTGTACATTATGATGTGGCAAATCAAAGATAAGAgatataatttaaatataaatcaatgTAATAAACACTTTCCCAATGACTAtataaggaagaaaaaaaaaaaaaagtcctgtacATATCTAGACAAATGCTGCGCGAAACTAAAGAGAACAAAACTGTTGTCGGGTTGTCCTGTTGTAGCAAAACCCGTCTCACCTCAGTTACTCACCTTAATGTTTCTCCCCCCCAACATGACCGAGTTCATCTGCTCCAGAGCCAGCTGAGCCGCTTCAGGCACGTCATACTCCACAAACGCAAATCCCTGCAGGTGTAAAAACCGTTTAAATCAACACGAGACCCAAAACACACTTCAAATTTAGGTAGAATCTAtaataaaagtattcacaccctgtgaacctttccacatttaaaCAATCTTCAATACATGTTTAGGAAAACGCTGCTGTAGACCTCATATTCCACTTTCAAAATATGGAGGCATGCATTTGAATTCagccctctttactctgatacccctaaataaaaggCACCAGACTCGTACAGAAGTCACCTAACAGAGTCTTTGTGTGTGTAACTGAATCCCAGTTATATAAATGCaattctgtgaaggcctcagaggtttgttagagcagcggccctcaaactagggaccccagacccccggGGGTCTGCGAACCACGGGTTGGGGGTCTGTGAAATGCATGTTATCGGGCCTAAAGGAGGCAACGCTGAGCTTAAgtaacacaatggacaaatatttaactccgtcCACTTCATCAAGTAAAGTAAAAGCCTAATCAGCTTAAGTATGACAGTCACATTGAGTTCGGCTTTAATCaagaatgaggatctaatctccaccaaatATCTAAAATTAGgtgtatttatatacatttttaaaaacatacacaatTCCTAAATACTATCGGCATGAAGAATCTATAGGGGTCCTTGGAAACATTAGATTGGAttagattaactttattgtcccaaaggaaatttgatttgggttacagactctggctgctacatagtccaaactatgcgtcacactgcattcacacataaaacactactataaaaattccattataagacaataaatagatacatgaaggagcatgttacattatattcacaataaaaatttgaaggaagagaaaaaagaaaataataataatgatgatgaataaagatgtataaaaaccgttctttaaaaaagtctgttttaagaacatgtgtcagtttaaatgttgaatacTGTTGCTACCATAAGGGTCTCTGCCTatgaaaagtttgagaacccctgtGTTAGAGAGCATCAGTAAACCAAAACCACCAGCCGACAGCTCAGGGACAGAGTATTGGGGAAGTTTGAAGCATGATCAGGCGATACAATAAAATCCTAAGCATTCAGCTTCGAAAAGTtcaaaggggtgtgaatactttaccGGCGGAGCCTCTTAAAAACCACATGCCAAACGACACAAACCTTGTGTTTCATTGTAACCGAATCCCAGGACATGTCAATGCTCTTTATGGGGCCGAAGGGGGCAAAGGCCTGTCTGATGGTGTCCTCGCCGAGCTCATAGTATATGGAGCCCACATAGACCCGGCACATGATCGCCAGCGCACGCTGCCGCTGAGCTGCCACCTGCCAGTCGGAGGGggggaaacaaaacaacacacaatAAGCATTagagagtaaaagaaaagaaaatgtaaacatttacacacacgcacaaataaaaatatatatatatatatatgcctgcTCTATTGGGCTTGTTTTCCCAAAATTGTCAAAGGGCCAATTCTCAGTTTTGGGAGGTCTGAAGAGATAAATAGTGGGTATTAACGGGGAACTTTGATCAACagggggttttttttgttgctttttttttttttttggtggggtgggtggggggatAACTTGTCTGACACAGATGTCACCTGAAGTGATtcaaatttgtttgtttttttgtcttctgtttgtgTTCTGTTACGTACTGAGAGATGGAGGCAACACACACAGAAGGGATCGACATGCACAGCCCTCACAAATATTTGGCTTCGGTAACTGACCTGGACTCCGGGGATGCAAGTaaggtaacaaaaaaaagtaactcTGCCGTTCAAAAGAAATCCAAACACAAagtcttggacctttcttctcGAGTCTAAgttgagggggaggggggggggagatgccTTAATCATCAGAGGTCTTTGTGTTTTACTGATGACTTTAGCCTTTCGTCTGCTTCTTAAATTCATGGCATTACCAGCAGAGGTTTAAGTTTGCTAAACTAAAGCACAACGAGAAGATGCCTTGTTTGTTCACCGAGAAAAAGCTTCACACTgagatggcaaaaaaaaatgttttttttaaaaaaagatcccTGACACAGAAGTTCTCTCATTTTGGTCCATAAAGGGATTGCTATCCCTCTTTTGTCTCCTGCCAGGACTGTTGTTTTCAAAACGAGAAATGCATATTTTTCAAAGAGACGTGCCTTTTTCTCCCCTCAGAAACTCTCCGATGAATTAAAAAGCATGTTTACAgatacacaaatatatatatgcaaTTAAAAAGCGCTAAAGCAAACTTTAAGGGCTTCCACAAAAGGAACGCTGCAGACATGGTTGCGACGACGGTCGCTGCAGAAAGCAATGTTTCCTTATAAAATATGCATTCTTCAGTTcggtaaaaagtaaaaaggcaGGGATCGTTGCCAACGCAACCAGTAAAAGAAGGGTAACAGTCCTTTTCCACTGGAAATgcggacaagaaaaaaaatttaatgatcTATTGACCGATTGTAAAGGTGAGAGAGGATCTCCAAAGCCCATTGTCACTGCTGCCATCTGAAAGACAGTAAAGATGAAAAAAGTGCTGAAAAGTCGGTTAGATACCCCTTtagcttttttgcttttttttttttttttttttcaagaaaggTCATTGCTCTGCTAGACAAGACAAAAGCCATTAAGCTAACACGATATGCAGACCCTCCCTCTTACACAGCTAAACATTCAGAGGATTTACCTCCCAGCCCTAATTTACAAAAAGTCACCACACAGCAGTAAAGATAAAAGCACGGCCCCTTTAAAAGGTGAAAAGCATTCAACATGATAACCAAAGCCTTCAGGACGATCATCTCCATCTGAAAAAGAGCAGAGGCAGATGGTCTACACATGTGTTCGTTTTCACAGCACGTGGGAGGAGGACAGGGGAGCAGGACGTCCAGGAGAGC from Fundulus heteroclitus isolate FHET01 chromosome 21, MU-UCD_Fhet_4.1, whole genome shotgun sequence carries:
- the LOC105919204 gene encoding poly(U)-binding-splicing factor PUF60 isoform X7 encodes the protein MENGQGTGSKLGLPPLTPEQQEALQRAKKYAMEQSIKSVLVKQTIAHQQQQLTNLQVAAQRQRALAIMCRVYVGSIYYELGEDTIRQAFAPFGPIKSIDMSWDSVTMKHKGFAFVEYDVPEAAQLALEQMNSVMLGGRNIKVGRPSNIGQAQPIIDQLAEEARAYNRIYVASVHPDLSDDDIKSVFEAFGRIKSCTLARDPTSGRHRGFGFIEYEKPQSALDAVSSMNLFDLGGQYLRVGKAVTPPMPLLTPTTPGGLPPAAAVAAAAATAKITAQASINPFQRDLMALQEAVAGASVLGALAAPQLLGQQIGLPQAVMAAQAPGVITGVTPVRPPIPVIPQVGLVNPVLASPPVLSNQAGGSNQQEKKEEKEETLQDGTGQEMLSDQEHMSISGSSARHMVMQKLLRKSESTVMVLRNMVGPEDIDDDLEGEVTEECGKFGVVNRVIIYQEKQGEEEDADIIVKIFVEFSAASEMNKAIQALNDRWFGGRKVVAEVYDQDRFNSSDLSA
- the LOC105919204 gene encoding poly(U)-binding-splicing factor PUF60 isoform X8, which produces MAVTNTAGGEALTMENGQGTGSKLGLPPLTPEQQEALQRAKKYAMEQSIKSVLVKQTIAHQQQQLTNLQVAAQRQRALAIMCRVYVGSIYYELGEDTIRQAFAPFGPIKSIDMSWDSVTMKHKGFAFVEYDVPEAAQLALEQMNSVMLGGRNIKVGRPSNIGQAQPIIDQLAEEARAYNRIYVASVHPDLSDDDIKSVFEAFGRIKSCTLARDPTSGRHRGFGFIEYEKPQSALDAVSSMNLFDLGGQYLRVGKAVTPPMPLLTPTTPGGLPPAAAVAAAAATAKITAQEAVAGASVLGALAAPQLLGQQIGLPQAVMAAQAPGVITGVTPVRPPIPVIPQVGLVNPVLASPPVLSNQAGGSNQQEKKEEKEETLQDGTGQEMLSDQEHMSISGSSARHMVMQKLLRKSESTVMVLRNMVGPEDIDDDLEGEVTEECGKFGVVNRVIIYQEKQGEEEDADIIVKIFVEFSAASEMNKAIQALNDRWFGGRKVVAEVYDQDRFNSSDLSA